The DNA window AACCCGAAAGCGTGCTGGATCGCGTGACAGCAAAGCCGTCCGAAATCCCGCAAGACATCGCGTTGGAATTGGCCAAATTGGATCCGGGCGAGACCTCGAGCGCACTTACGCGCAACAATGGCCAGACGTTGGTGTTCCTGATGCTGTGCAACCGCACTGCAGATCTGGCCCAGGATGCCAGCCGCGAAGAGGTGGCCAACGCCCTGACCCAGCAGCGCCTTCAGTCCTTTGCCGAAAGCTTGCTGGCGCAGCTCAAGGCCGACGCCATCATCGAAGAATGAGCCGTCCCATCGCGCTTAGCTGTGGCGATCCTTCGGGCATCGGCCCCGAGATCGCTGTTGCCGCATGGGATCGTCTCCGCCAAGACTGTTCGTTTGTATGGCTCGGCGATCCGCGCCATCTGCCTTCTGACACGCCCTACCAAGTCGTGACGGACGTCTCGGATGCGGTCGAAATATCGGTCACGGCCTTGCCGGTTCTTGAGATCCCTTTTGCAGCGCCTGCCGACCCTGGAAACCCGTCCCCGGACAACGCAGTCGGCGTCATTAAAGCGATCGAAACGGGCGTGCAGCTTGTCACCTCGGGCCAAGCCTCGGCCCTGTGCACGGCCCCGATTCACAAAAAGGCCCTAATCGACGGCGCCGGGTTTGCCTATCCTGGCCATACCGAGTTTCTGGCGGCCCTCGCGGGTGTCGATCGTGTCGTCATGATGCTGGCCAGCGAACAGCTGCGCGTCGTGCCTGCCACCATTCACATTGCATTAAGCGACGTGCCAAAGGTTCTGACACCCGACCTGCTGCGCGAAACGATCTCGATCACGGCCAACGGGCTGCGACGTCAGTTTGGCATCGCTCACCCCAGGATCGCAGTCGCTGGCCTGAACCCGCACGCAGGTGAAGGCGGGGCAATGGGACAGGAAGAAGGCGACTGGATCACTGCGCTGGTACAAGCACTGGGTCAGAACGACGACCTGACAGTGACAGGCCCACATCCTGCCGACACCCTGTTTCATGAAAGCGCCCGTGCCCGCTATGACGCCGCCGTGTGCATGTATCACGATCAGGCCCTGATCCCGATCAAGACGCTGGATTTCGACCGGGGCGTCAATGTCACCCTGGGTTTGCCGTTCATCCGCACCTCGCCCGATCATGGCACCGCCTTTGACATTGCAGGCCAGGGCATCGCCAACCCAACCTCGCTGATCGAGGCGCTGAAAATGGCACAACGCATGGCCGGAAGCGTCTGAATTCGCGACATGGGCTGGAAAGCACTGGCCTTTCCCCCTCTTCTGGCTCTAAAGCATCCCTATGAGCGCCATCGACAATCTTCCCCCCTTGCGCGAGGTTATCGCGTCCCACCAGCTGTCTGCCCGCAAATCCCTGGGGCAGAATTTCCTGTTGGATCTTAATCTGACCGCCAAAATCGCGCGGCAGGCCGGGGATCTGTCGAATTGTGATGTGTTAGAGATCGGCCCCGGCCCCGGTGGCCTGACGCGTGGGCTGCTGTCCGAAGGCGCGCGCAAAGTCCTTGCCCTGGAAAAAGACACACGCTGCATGCCCGCCCTGCAAGAGATCGCGGAGGCCTATCCCGGTCGGCTTGAGGTGATCAACGGTGATGCACTGGAGATCGACCCGCTCGAACATCTCACGCCCCCTGTCCGCATCGCGGCCAACCTGCCATACAACGTGGGAACCGAGCTTTTGGTCCGCTGGTTGACCCCGCCCACATGGCCCCCCTTCTGGCAAAGTTTGACGCTGATGTTTCAGCGCGAGGTTGCAGAGCGCATCGTTGCGCAGCCAGGGTCCAAGGCCTATGGCCGACTTGCCATTCTGGCGCAATGGCGGTCAGAGGCGCGGATCGTCCTGTCGCTGCCGCCCGGTGCCTTTACGCCACCCCCCAAAGTATCGAGCGCAGTTGTCCATCTGACAGCGCTGCCCGAGCCGCGCTTTCCAGCCAATGCCGCCATTCTCAGCCGCGTTGTCGCCGCTGCCTTCAACCAGCGCCGCAAAATGCTGCGGGCCGCGCTCAAGGGTGTGACACCAGGGATCGAAGATCACCTGCTTGCTGCAGGCATCAAACCGACCGAACGCGCGGAACAGGTGTCTCTCGAAGCCTTCTGCGCCTTGGCACGCGAGATTGAAAAGGCGTGACAAGCGAACCTGAGGTTCGCACCACAAACCTCTGATAAAACACAATTAGATAGGAAAAAGATTCACCACACGAAGACGTGAGTTGAGTGTGATCACTCTTAATGTACCAATTGTTCCACCAATTAGGGAACTGATTGGTTTACTAAGGGAGGAACACATGAAACACCTGATACTTGGCGCCTTTTGTGCCTTGGCCATCGCCTTTGGCTCGACCACTGCTCAAGCCGAAAACTACACGGAAGAGGTTGTAAACTCGACCAGTCGCGGTCTGGCAATGGACGGTTTCGATCCGGTCGCCTATTTCGCGCAAGGCAAACCTGCCAAAGGCGATCAGGCCTATCGTGCAGATCACAAGGGTCGCACTTGGCTCTTTGCCAGCGCTGAGAACCGCGACACTTTTCTTACGTCACCTGACAGCTATGCACCGCAAAACAACGGTTGGTGTGCCTGGGCTGTCGCACATGGCTATGCCGCCGAAGTTGATTTCATCGACGGTTGGTTTATCGCCGACGATAAGCTGTACGTGACCTGGTCGGCCGACGTCAAAGAGCGTTTCCTGAAAGACAAAGACAATCTTCTGGCCCAATCCAAGGCCAATTGGGACACCGTCCACAACGGCCTGCAGGA is part of the Falsiruegeria litorea R37 genome and encodes:
- the pdxA gene encoding 4-hydroxythreonine-4-phosphate dehydrogenase PdxA; the protein is MSRPIALSCGDPSGIGPEIAVAAWDRLRQDCSFVWLGDPRHLPSDTPYQVVTDVSDAVEISVTALPVLEIPFAAPADPGNPSPDNAVGVIKAIETGVQLVTSGQASALCTAPIHKKALIDGAGFAYPGHTEFLAALAGVDRVVMMLASEQLRVVPATIHIALSDVPKVLTPDLLRETISITANGLRRQFGIAHPRIAVAGLNPHAGEGGAMGQEEGDWITALVQALGQNDDLTVTGPHPADTLFHESARARYDAAVCMYHDQALIPIKTLDFDRGVNVTLGLPFIRTSPDHGTAFDIAGQGIANPTSLIEALKMAQRMAGSV
- the rsmA gene encoding 16S rRNA (adenine(1518)-N(6)/adenine(1519)-N(6))-dimethyltransferase RsmA, giving the protein MSAIDNLPPLREVIASHQLSARKSLGQNFLLDLNLTAKIARQAGDLSNCDVLEIGPGPGGLTRGLLSEGARKVLALEKDTRCMPALQEIAEAYPGRLEVINGDALEIDPLEHLTPPVRIAANLPYNVGTELLVRWLTPPTWPPFWQSLTLMFQREVAERIVAQPGSKAYGRLAILAQWRSEARIVLSLPPGAFTPPPKVSSAVVHLTALPEPRFPANAAILSRVVAAAFNQRRKMLRAALKGVTPGIEDHLLAAGIKPTERAEQVSLEAFCALAREIEKA
- a CDS encoding YHS domain-containing (seleno)protein translates to MKHLILGAFCALAIAFGSTTAQAENYTEEVVNSTSRGLAMDGFDPVAYFAQGKPAKGDQAYRADHKGRTWLFASAENRDTFLTSPDSYAPQNNGWCAWAVAHGYAAEVDFIDGWFIADDKLYVTWSADVKERFLKDKDNLLAQSKANWDTVHNGLQDGTVKFVAHSQRPALGFVHPQQLPES